A portion of the Salvia miltiorrhiza cultivar Shanhuang (shh) unplaced genomic scaffold, IMPLAD_Smil_shh original_scaffold_447, whole genome shotgun sequence genome contains these proteins:
- the LOC131004644 gene encoding 26S proteasome non-ATPase regulatory subunit 11 homolog: MSSQHVPATEDSISAAKEKTAAVAIPILYGILEDPSSSSEALKIKELAITDLSDRLREVGRAEELQNLLTKLRPFFSLIPKAKTAKLVRGIIDSVAKIPGTSDLQISLCKEIVQWTRAEKRTFLRQRIEARLAALLMESKEYSEALNLLSGLIKEVRRLDDKLLLVEIDLLESKLHFALRNLPKAKAALTAARTAANAVYVPPAQQGIIDLQSGILHAEEKDYKTAYSYFFEAFEAFNTLGDPQAIYGLKYMLLCKIMVNQAEDVAGIISSPKVGLQYKGPELDAMKAIADAHSKRSLKLFETALQNFKNELDEDPIVHRHLSALYDTLQEQNLCRLIEPFSRVEIAHIAELIELPSHQVEKKLSQMILDKKFAGTLDQGAGCLIIFDDPKTDAIYPATLETISNMEKVVDSLYARSAKIMA, from the coding sequence ATGTCATCCCAACATGTTCCTGCAACTGAGGATTCGATTAGTGCTGCTAAAGAGAAAACTGCGGCTGTGGCTATCCCTATCCTTTATGGGATCCTTGAAGatccttcatcttcttcagaAGCCTTAAAGATCAAAGAATTGGCTATTACCGACCTATCAGATCGTCTGAGGGAAGTTGGTCGAGCAGAAGAACTACAGAACCTACTGACTAAATTGCGGCCTTTCTTTTCTTTGATCCCAAAGGCAAAAACTGCAAAGCTCGTCCGTGGTATTATTGATTCAGTTGCTAAAATTCCTGGGACCTCTGATCTCCAAATCTCTCTTTGCAAGGAGATAGTGCAATGGACAAGGGCTGAAAAGCGAACTTTTCTCCGACAACGAATTGAGGCTCGGCTCGCAGCTCTTCTGATGGAAAGTAAGGAATATTCAGAAGCACTGAATCTTCTTTCAGGTCTCATTAAGGAGGTTAGAAGATTAGATGACAAGCTACTGCTTGTGGAAATTGACTTGCTTGAGAGCAAACTCCATTTCGCCTTGAGAAACTTGCCCAAAGCCAAGGCTGCACTTACCGCTGCAAGAACAGCAGCAAATGCAGTATATGTGCCTCCAGCACAGCAGGGCATCATAGATTTGCAGAGTGGAATTCTCCATGCAGAAGAGAAGGACTACAAAACGGCATACAGCTACTTCTTTGAAGCATTTGAAGCTTTCAACACTCTCGGAGACCCCCAGGCAATTTACGGCCTTAAGTACATGCTTCTGTGCAAAATTATGGTGAACCAGGCTGAGGATGTGGCAGGAATTATATCATCGCCCAAGGTTGGTTTGCAATATAAAGGGCCAGAACTAGATGCGATGAAAGCCATTGCTGATGCTCACTCAAAGCGCTCTCTGAAGCTCTTTGAGACTGCGCTGCAGAATTTCAAGAATGAGTTGGATGAAGACCCCATTGTCCACAGGCACCTTTCTGCCCTCTACGACACACTACAGGAACAGAATCTCTGCAGGTTGATCGAGCCATTCTCAAGAGTAGAGATAGCCCACATTGCTGAATTAATCGAATTGCCATCTCACCAAGTTGAGAAGAAGTTATCTCAGATGATTCTTGATAAGAAGTTTGCAGGGACTCTAGACCAGGGTGCTGGATGCCTAATCATATTTGATGATCCCAAGACTGACGCAATCTACCCAGCGACTTTGGAGACTATATCAAACATGGAGAAGGTTGTGGACAGCCTCTATGCAAGGTCGGCCAAAATAATGGCATGA
- the LOC131004643 gene encoding uncharacterized protein LOC131004643 — protein sequence MPTFTAIAFDRLIEPGAAKSMVQARNSPDSKLERRRSTSNTIEIRAMDAPSSVVERGYGIPPNPKSERGVNVPTNPKLDRGVSVPPNTKLEGGVGVHPNTKLERGVSVPPNAKLERGVAIPSHANLNKKNSAPTTTVVDKEHHWTRISPALYATPESTPLPDSPSSFPPSPYIINHKRRGPRLMKSFSEYDVTSWNNESDETKVHENASSAEKGVPSVCKDDISVPTEVMDSTTDNKASPSGTGDAKEKDLTGVYNGKHGSSTFANSPVGQNGVTKYGDVVGSPVDPQDSVSLKGIGENEGNGGAGRSLSQSTPLTEFYDAWEELSTESGQQLPLPDIETDLREMKLTLLMEIEKRKQAEENLNNMRSQWQRIREQLSLVGLNLPVDPAALEEGEEPADTAAEICQQVYLARFVSNSIGRGVAKAEVEMEMEAQIELKNSEIARLWDRLHYFEAVNQEMSHRNQEVVETARRLRQLRKKRQRWIWGSISAVLTLGSGVLVYSYLHSGKGSSSQSSAQASEMDRGSNK from the exons ATGCCGACATTTACAGCTATAGCGTTTGATAGACTGATAGAACCTGGAGCTGCAAAGTCCATGGTGCAAGCAAGAAATTCTCCTGACTCAAAACTTGAGAGGAGACGTAGCACTTCTAACACTATTGAAATTAGGGCAATGGATGCTCCTAGCTCAGTGGTGGAAAGGGGATACGGCATTCCTCCAAATCCAAAGTCGGAGAGGGGAGTTAATGTTCCCACGAACCCAAAGCTGGACAGGGGAGTTAGTGTTCCTCCTAATACAAAGCTGGAAGGGGGAGTTGGTGTCCATCCTAATACAAAGCTGGAGAGGGGAGTTAGTGTGCCTCCGAATGCGAAACTAGAGAGGGGAGTTGCTATTCCTTCTCATGCAAACCTTAATAAGAAGAATAGTGCACCCACTACAACCGTTGTAGATAAAGAGCACCATTGGACTCGGATCTCACCAGCACTCTATGCCACCCCCGAATCGACCCCGCTTCCAGATTCCCCATCTTCATTTCCCCCATCACCTTACATTATTAATCACAAGCGACGGGGCCCACGACTCATGAAGAGTTTCTCTGAATATGATGTTACAAGTTGGAATAATGAATCTGATGAGACCAAGGTGCATGAGAATGCGAGTAGTGCTGAAAAAGGTGTACCAAGTGTATGTAAGGATGACATTAGTGTTCCTACAGAGGTCATGGATTCTACCACGGATAACAAAGCTAGTCCTTCTGGTACTGGAGATGCCAAAGAAAAGGATTTGACTGGTGTTTATAATGGCAAACATGGAAGCAGTACATTTGCAAATAGTCCAGTGGGGCAAAATGGTGTGACGAAATATGGTGATGTGGTTGGTAGTCCAGTTGATCCACAGGACTCAGTGAGTCTTAAGGGCATTGGTGAAAATGAGGGTAATGGTGGAGCTGGACGGTCTCTGAGTCAGTCAACTCCACTGACTGAGTTCTATGATGCTTGGGAAG AATTGTCGACAGAAAGTGGGCAGCAGCTTCCATTGCCTGATATTGAAACAGATCTGCGAGAAATGAAATTGACTTTGCTGATGGAGATTGAAAAGAGGAAGCAAGCAGAGGAAAACCTAAATAATATGCGAAGTCAATGGCAGAGGATCCGTGAACAATTATCTCTTGTGGGGCTGAATCTTCCTGTTGATCCAGCCGCTTTGGAGGAGGGTGAAGAACCTGCTGATACAGCAGCTGAGATATGCCAACAAGTCTATCTTGCCCGTTTCGTGTCTAATTCAATTGGGAGGGGAGTTGCAAAGGCTGAagttgagatggagatggaAGCACAAATAGAGCTAAAGAACTCTGAAATTGCTCGCTTGTGGGATAGGCTTCATTACTTTGAAGCTGTGAACCAGGAGATGTCTCATAGAAACCAAGAAGTCGTAG AAACAGCAAGGCGACTCAGGCAACTAAGGAAAAAAAGACAGAGATGGATCTGGGGTTCAATTTCCGCCGTGTTGACGCTTGGATCGGGCGTCTTAGTGTACTCTTATTTACACAGCGGAAAAGGATCGTCTTCCCAAAGCTCGGCACAAGCTTCGGAGATGGACCGTGGCTCAAACAAGTGA